A window from Synergistaceae bacterium DZ-S4 encodes these proteins:
- a CDS encoding GTP-binding protein, translating into MAKEKFVRNKPHLNIGTIGHIDHGKTTLTAAITKTLA; encoded by the coding sequence ATGGCAAAGGAGAAATTTGTAAGAAACAAGCCGCACCTCAACATAGGAACGATAGGCCATATCGACCACGGTAAGACGACCCTTACAGCGGCGATCACAAAGACGCTTGCGA